One stretch of Anaerobacillus sp. CMMVII DNA includes these proteins:
- a CDS encoding cyclopropane-fatty-acyl-phospholipid synthase family protein — translation MMTNEQLRAALTVEQFPRSAKYDPEWMIENEMGPNSIWLTEFAVEKMDLKPGMKVLDMGCGKAMSSIFLAKEFGVQVWANDLWISATENWKRIQEAGVEDLVFPIRAEAHALPYANEFFDAIVSIDSYHYYGTDDTYLLKFSELLKPNGQIGIVVPGLTKEFEDEIPKRMKPHWDNEWYSFHSPAWWSKLWKRSGVVDIEVADTLPNGWDLWMKWETTAKQSGLWQRNGDIDLLAADDGEYFTFTRVVARRKDILNDRRSPLVK, via the coding sequence ATGATGACCAACGAACAGTTGAGAGCTGCATTAACCGTTGAGCAGTTTCCGCGCTCAGCGAAATATGATCCAGAGTGGATGATCGAAAATGAAATGGGTCCAAATTCAATCTGGTTAACAGAATTTGCAGTCGAAAAAATGGATTTGAAACCAGGAATGAAAGTGTTAGATATGGGCTGTGGCAAGGCGATGAGTTCGATTTTCTTAGCAAAAGAGTTTGGTGTTCAGGTGTGGGCAAATGATCTTTGGATTAGTGCTACAGAAAATTGGAAGCGAATTCAAGAGGCGGGTGTAGAAGACCTTGTGTTTCCGATTCGGGCAGAAGCACATGCTCTGCCTTATGCGAATGAGTTTTTTGATGCAATTGTAAGTATTGATTCCTACCACTATTATGGAACTGACGATACCTATCTACTTAAGTTTTCCGAACTCTTAAAACCAAATGGTCAAATTGGTATCGTCGTTCCGGGATTAACAAAGGAATTTGAAGATGAGATTCCTAAAAGAATGAAGCCGCATTGGGATAACGAGTGGTACTCGTTTCATTCTCCTGCTTGGTGGTCAAAGCTTTGGAAAAGATCTGGTGTCGTTGATATCGAGGTAGCAGATACACTACCAAATGGCTGGGATTTGTGGATGAAGTGGGAAACAACTGCGAAACAATCTGGGCTTTGGCAACGAAATGGTGATATTGACTTATTAGCGGCTGATGATGGGGAGTATTTCACGTTTACAAGAGTAGTCGCTAGGCGAAAGGATATTCTTAACGATCGACGTTCACCTTTAGTAAAATAG
- a CDS encoding YjcZ family sporulation protein — MYHYGAPQQFAGYPTGHGKGSSFTLIVVLFILLVVVGSAYIK; from the coding sequence ATGTATCACTATGGCGCACCACAACAATTTGCAGGTTACCCAACTGGTCACGGTAAAGGTAGCTCATTTACGTTAATTGTTGTCTTATTCATCCTACTAGTAGTGGTAGGGTCAGCTTATATTAAATAA
- a CDS encoding iron-containing alcohol dehydrogenase family protein has product MISPVTSVPIPAILEINSGVLNKLGTILKKHYFSNAVILFDDFTYETFKDDIEKSLETIEVDTMMLPSNLDIQDLIKKAFAMPRYDVVIAIGGGSIIDYGKYIAYSRRSPFISIPTSASNDGFASSNCSIHVEGKKTTVPAKVPFGIIADLNIIQHAPTPLILAGIGDLLSNITALYDWEFEEKNGASHVNAFAHMLSKKAVNSFIRTPMNDIKNPIFLKELISSATMGGIATAISGNSSPISGSEHLISHALDKISTKPQMHGIQVGIATYIMAHTQEHRALRIKKVFERTGFFDHVKGLGLRKDEYIEAIKLAPSVKPNRYTFLHDDAYKKKAMDFINEDLLLQEIFQ; this is encoded by the coding sequence ATGATTTCTCCAGTCACAAGTGTACCAATACCTGCTATTTTAGAAATTAATTCTGGAGTTCTAAACAAACTTGGAACTATTCTTAAGAAGCACTACTTTTCAAATGCCGTTATCCTTTTTGATGATTTCACTTATGAAACATTTAAGGATGATATAGAAAAATCTCTGGAAACGATTGAAGTAGATACCATGATGCTGCCATCTAATCTCGATATCCAAGATCTAATAAAAAAAGCATTTGCGATGCCTCGATATGATGTAGTCATTGCTATTGGTGGTGGTTCGATCATCGATTACGGGAAATACATCGCCTACTCAAGGAGAAGTCCTTTCATAAGTATTCCAACTTCTGCATCCAACGATGGCTTTGCTAGCTCTAACTGCTCGATCCACGTTGAAGGTAAAAAAACGACAGTTCCTGCAAAGGTTCCCTTTGGAATTATCGCTGACTTAAATATTATTCAGCACGCTCCAACTCCTCTAATCCTAGCAGGAATCGGCGATTTACTTAGCAATATAACTGCTCTTTACGACTGGGAGTTTGAAGAGAAAAACGGCGCTAGCCATGTGAACGCTTTTGCTCATATGTTAAGTAAAAAAGCAGTCAATAGTTTTATCCGAACACCAATGAACGATATTAAAAATCCGATATTTTTAAAAGAATTAATTAGTTCAGCAACCATGGGAGGTATTGCAACAGCAATTAGTGGCAATAGCTCGCCAATTAGTGGTTCAGAGCATTTGATTTCCCATGCGTTAGATAAAATTTCTACTAAGCCACAGATGCACGGGATTCAAGTCGGTATCGCCACTTATATAATGGCTCATACCCAGGAACATCGAGCCTTACGAATTAAGAAAGTTTTCGAACGAACTGGATTTTTTGATCATGTAAAAGGGCTAGGATTACGAAAAGACGAGTATATAGAGGCTATTAAACTTGCACCAAGCGTAAAACCTAATCGTTATACATTTCTCCACGATGATGCCTATAAAAAGAAAGCCATGGATTTTATTAATGAAGACTTACTGCTTCAAGAAATTTTTCAGTAG
- a CDS encoding MtnX-like HAD-IB family phosphatase, with the protein MKKWAFVSDFDGTISKQDFYWLVIEKYFPDGQELFHKWKRAELLDIDFLSKVFSSINQNEEQIIADILSIPIDEHVPSFIKKVQENNGDFYVLSAGTDYYIHHILKKHGIENVTVFSNEGFFREQNVHMNIDENHPHYSKRYGIDKSKVILELKDQYTHIYFSGDSEPDSHPAAFADITFAKDALQDILKEKNIPFVAVDTFKEIELYLLEKGVLS; encoded by the coding sequence ATGAAGAAATGGGCGTTTGTATCAGATTTTGATGGTACGATTTCGAAACAAGATTTTTATTGGTTAGTTATTGAAAAATATTTTCCTGATGGTCAGGAGTTATTTCATAAGTGGAAACGGGCAGAGCTGTTAGATATTGATTTTCTTAGTAAAGTCTTTAGCTCCATAAACCAGAATGAAGAACAAATTATCGCTGATATTCTTTCCATCCCAATTGATGAGCATGTCCCGAGCTTTATTAAAAAGGTACAAGAAAATAATGGCGATTTTTACGTATTAAGTGCAGGAACGGATTACTATATCCACCATATTTTAAAGAAACACGGCATAGAAAATGTCACAGTCTTTTCAAACGAAGGATTTTTCCGCGAGCAAAATGTTCATATGAACATTGATGAAAACCATCCTCATTATTCAAAACGATACGGAATAGATAAATCAAAAGTTATTTTAGAACTGAAGGACCAGTATACGCACATTTACTTTAGTGGAGATAGCGAGCCCGATAGTCATCCTGCAGCATTTGCGGATATCACTTTTGCGAAAGATGCTCTGCAAGACATTTTAAAAGAAAAGAACATTCCATTTGTCGCAGTAGATACGTTTAAGGAAATCGAGTTGTATTTACTTGAAAAAGGAGTGCTCTCCTAA
- a CDS encoding kinase-associated lipoprotein B: protein MSQQLEVGQLVTGIYKTGKYIGEITMVKETNYVMRVLAVVNHPTQGDLHNPNQVEGVFFHERRALAHREQVNIPNVYVKPFYGELPSYEESLKTALDKEIAELEANGSAFALKSIEVLRGLEKDYFKLT from the coding sequence TTGAGTCAGCAATTAGAGGTTGGACAGTTAGTCACAGGGATTTACAAAACAGGAAAGTATATCGGAGAAATCACCATGGTAAAAGAAACGAATTACGTGATGCGTGTTCTAGCTGTCGTTAACCACCCAACTCAAGGTGATTTACATAACCCCAATCAGGTTGAAGGCGTCTTTTTTCATGAACGCCGTGCCTTAGCACACCGTGAGCAGGTAAACATTCCAAACGTTTATGTAAAGCCTTTTTATGGAGAACTACCTTCATACGAAGAATCCCTAAAAACAGCATTAGATAAGGAAATCGCAGAACTTGAAGCAAATGGCTCTGCCTTTGCCTTAAAGTCTATTGAAGTTTTACGAGGATTAGAAAAAGATTACTTTAAATTGACATAG
- a CDS encoding molybdopterin oxidoreductase family protein — translation MAYIKEQNGVFPSVCSLDCPDQCGLLVHKKDGKIIKIEGDPDHPVTKGNICNKVRHMTQRIYDPKRLQYPLKRVGAKGEGKFERITWKEALETIHTRWTDLISTEGPESILPYSFYGNMGKLNSEGMDRRFFHRLGATLLDRTICSAAGSKGYRYTMGGSFGTDPEETIDTKLFIFWGVNAVSTNMHQVALAEKARKNGAKIIVIDVHKNQTGRWADWFIPILPGTDSALALGIMHILYQENMVDHRFLETYTVGYEELREHVKQYDPQTVAHITGVSVEDIFKLARMYGTTTPAFIRIGNGMQHHDNGGMCVRTVACLPALTGQWLVRGGGAIKGNGGFLAHNSEALERPDLLENKHTRVVNMNLIGKALLELERPIRSMFVYNCNPALVAPEGNKVREGLLRDDLFLVVHDLFLTETAKYADIVLPATSAFENIDFYASYWHHYMQIQEPVIEAYQESKSNSEVFRLLAKTFGFEEECFRDRDEDLIKQALDYPENSWIDGIDYETLLDNKYVKANRKTLVAEKLKTPSGKIELYSEQLEALGLPALPTYTPIVKDNDHPFLFIPAPNHNFLNSTFSNNEKHISLEKVARLHLNCKDAERLGIENGEKVRVWNERGECELVAAVGENVLQGVVVTQGLWADLPDTKYFVNALTPDRVADMGGGATFFSGRVSVGKL, via the coding sequence TTGGCTTACATTAAAGAACAAAATGGAGTTTTTCCATCTGTTTGCTCATTAGATTGTCCTGATCAATGTGGGTTGTTAGTCCACAAAAAAGACGGGAAAATTATTAAAATTGAAGGAGATCCTGATCATCCTGTAACGAAAGGGAATATATGTAATAAAGTTCGACATATGACTCAGCGGATTTATGATCCGAAACGCCTTCAGTATCCTCTTAAACGAGTTGGGGCGAAAGGGGAAGGAAAGTTTGAGCGAATAACCTGGAAGGAAGCGCTTGAAACAATTCATACTCGTTGGACTGATTTGATCAGTACAGAAGGACCAGAAAGTATCTTACCTTACAGCTTCTATGGAAACATGGGGAAATTAAACTCTGAAGGAATGGATCGACGTTTTTTCCATCGCTTAGGTGCAACTCTTCTCGATCGGACGATTTGTTCAGCGGCAGGGTCAAAGGGATATCGCTACACGATGGGTGGTAGCTTTGGTACAGATCCGGAGGAAACAATCGATACGAAATTGTTTATATTCTGGGGCGTAAATGCGGTAAGCACAAATATGCACCAAGTGGCGCTAGCTGAAAAAGCACGTAAAAATGGCGCAAAAATAATTGTCATTGATGTTCATAAAAATCAAACAGGTCGCTGGGCAGATTGGTTTATACCAATATTACCTGGAACAGACAGTGCCCTTGCACTTGGTATTATGCACATTTTATATCAAGAAAATATGGTAGATCATAGATTCCTAGAAACATATACAGTAGGTTATGAGGAACTAAGAGAGCATGTAAAACAATATGATCCTCAAACAGTTGCTCACATCACCGGTGTTTCTGTAGAAGATATCTTTAAATTAGCTAGGATGTACGGAACCACAACACCGGCGTTCATTCGAATTGGGAATGGAATGCAGCACCATGATAATGGAGGCATGTGTGTTCGAACCGTTGCGTGTTTACCAGCTTTAACTGGACAATGGCTCGTTCGTGGTGGCGGTGCGATTAAAGGGAATGGTGGTTTCTTAGCCCATAATAGTGAAGCGTTGGAAAGACCCGATCTACTAGAAAATAAACATACACGTGTAGTTAACATGAATTTAATTGGGAAAGCGTTACTAGAATTAGAACGTCCAATTCGTTCGATGTTCGTCTACAATTGCAACCCCGCACTTGTCGCGCCTGAAGGGAACAAAGTAAGAGAAGGTTTGCTTCGAGACGACTTATTCTTAGTCGTACATGATTTATTTTTAACGGAGACAGCGAAGTATGCTGATATCGTCTTACCTGCGACTTCAGCATTTGAAAATATTGATTTTTATGCTTCATACTGGCATCATTATATGCAAATACAAGAGCCAGTCATCGAAGCATATCAGGAAAGTAAATCAAACTCAGAAGTTTTTCGTTTACTTGCGAAAACATTTGGCTTTGAAGAAGAATGTTTCCGAGACAGGGATGAAGATCTCATTAAGCAAGCACTGGATTATCCAGAAAACTCTTGGATTGACGGCATAGACTATGAGACATTACTAGACAATAAATATGTAAAAGCGAATCGAAAAACGCTAGTAGCTGAAAAGCTTAAAACACCTAGCGGAAAAATCGAGCTTTATTCCGAGCAATTAGAGGCATTGGGACTACCTGCGCTTCCGACGTACACACCAATAGTAAAGGATAATGATCATCCTTTTTTATTTATCCCAGCACCAAATCATAATTTCCTAAATTCTACTTTTTCTAATAATGAGAAACATATTTCATTAGAGAAGGTTGCCAGATTGCATCTTAATTGTAAAGATGCAGAACGCTTAGGGATTGAAAATGGTGAGAAAGTACGAGTTTGGAATGAGCGAGGTGAATGTGAGCTTGTGGCCGCAGTCGGTGAAAATGTCCTTCAAGGAGTTGTTGTCACCCAAGGTCTGTGGGCGGATCTTCCCGATACGAAGTATTTTGTCAATGCATTAACACCTGATCGTGTAGCTGATATGGGTGGGGGAGCGACATTTTTTTCTGGTCGAGTCAGTGTTGGAAAACTGTAA